The segment TAATGAATTGAAATTAGGAACAACTATTGATTATTTGATTATTTCCTATGCCTAGGCTACCGTTTGAGTTAATAAGCTAAGGTTTCAAGAGTTTCGCGCAAATAAGAGCGTATTTGCTGATCGAGAGAAGATAATTCACCGTTGACTCCTTGTTGAGATTGCCATTGTTTAAACCCAGAACAACGGGCGATCGCTTGTTTCAAATTTTCCCAGACTTCTGTCTCTTGATTTAAGGGTGAATCATAGGATATGGCCGAGCTTGTCATGAGTCTTCACCAAAATAATAACTTTTGTCTCCTCAAGGATAACTCATCTTATTTTGTAAGTGCTGCTATCTCTGACACAATTTTGTATAATTTTATGAACGCTATAATACTTATTCTCCTCACCCTAAAGTTCTATCTTGGGGTTATCATCACTGGGTAAATAGGTAATCATGTCTTCAAATTTGCGTAATTCCACCTCACGAATTTTCAAAACTTGAGGCTCAGTTTCCAACCATTTATCATTAAAATTCGTTAAGATAGAGGCAAATTTGTCTCGATTGAGATTAGAGATATTTTCACTAAAATAGCCTAAAGTAATATGAGCAGTAAAATGATATTGCTGCTGGATTCCTAGTCCGATCAAATCCATATTTTGATAAATTGCTCGCCGTAATTGAATAATCTTTTCATAGGATAATTCATCGCAAGGAACTAACCCAACCACTAGCGCACGCGGGAAGATTAATAATCCGAATAATTGCCATTTAGGTTCATTGTTTTCTAAGTTAATTTTTGGGTAATTATCAAAGCTATGTTGAATACAAGCTTTAATTTTATCATCAAAACTAGGATGATCTTGAACCGCTTCTTGATACCTTTTGTCCCAAATTAAATCGGCTAAGGTTAAGTGAAAACTTTCGGGAGGAAGCCAAGTCAACATTCCAGGTTCTATTTGTTCGATTAATTGCTGTTGTATGGCTTGTAACTGATAATAAAATTCTCGATTTAAGGTATCATCAATTTGAGGAGGCGTTAAAACGGTATAACCAGGAAAAGAAATTGCCTT is part of the Rippkaea orientalis PCC 8801 genome and harbors:
- a CDS encoding DUF1868 domain-containing protein; its protein translation is MDETYQIYVNRVAQLTIQATYQTQLQNIQKSPKFEQGKAISFPGYTVLTPPQIDDTLNREFYYQLQAIQQQLIEQIEPGMLTWLPPESFHLTLADLIWDKRYQEAVQDHPSFDDKIKACIQHSFDNYPKINLENNEPKWQLFGLLIFPRALVVGLVPCDELSYEKIIQLRRAIYQNMDLIGLGIQQQYHFTAHITLGYFSENISNLNRDKFASILTNFNDKWLETEPQVLKIREVELRKFEDMITYLPSDDNPKIEL